A region from the Alnus glutinosa chromosome 5, dhAlnGlut1.1, whole genome shotgun sequence genome encodes:
- the LOC133867751 gene encoding CASP-like protein 1C2, whose translation MTTKTRRIFALLLRLLALGATLAATIAMVTSHDSAEVLNLTFKAKYSNESAFKYFVIAEAVASGYSVIVLFVSSKSLLSRLVVILDVVMTMLLTSSVSAALAVAHVGKKGNSHAGWLPICGQVPKFCDQVAGALIAGFIAAIIYFLLFLYSIHTVLSPLFTLKQ comes from the exons ATGACGACTAAGACCAGGAGGATCTTCGCCCTTTTGCTGAGGCTCCTAGCCTTGGGAGCAACGCTTGCGGCAACCATAGCCATGGTTACGAGCCATGACTCAGCTGAAGTCTTGAACTTAACGTTCAAAGCAAAATATAGCAATGAATCCGCTTTTAA GTACTTCGTGATAGCAGAAGCTGTTGCGAGTGGATACAGCGTTATTgttctctttgtttcttcaaaGAGTTTGCTTTCGCGCTTGGTTGTGATCCTAGATGTG GTTATGACGATGCTACTGACCTCGAGCGTGTCGGCCGCCTTGGCGGTAGCTCATGTGGGGAAGAAAGGGAACAGTCATGCCGGATGGCTGCCTATTTGCGGCCAAGTGCCCAAGTTTTGCGACCAAGTCGCCGGAGCTCTAATCGCTGGTTTTATTGCTGCAATAATATATTTCCTGCTTTTTCTCTACTCAATTCACACTGTTCTCAGTCCTCTCTTTACTCTAAAACAGTAA